The following are from one region of the Camelus ferus isolate YT-003-E chromosome 13, BCGSAC_Cfer_1.0, whole genome shotgun sequence genome:
- the PIGV gene encoding GPI mannosyltransferase 2 isoform X2 yields MWPLDPSRKEVLGFAVSCRVLTLVLQVLTRFLCSSTPIVYWFSAHLLQDQEPLLRSLETVPWKPLAGDSPPGCQVPRNSILGLLYNWKTCSLVTRCILGYFLTYWLLGLLLHCNFLPWT; encoded by the exons ATGTGGCCCTTGGACCCATCCCGGAAAGAGGTGCTGGGGTTTGCAGTCAGCTGCCGTGTCCTGACTCTGGTACTGCAG GTTCTCACCAGGTTTTTATGCTCCTCTACTCCTATCGTGTACTGGTTTTCAGCTCACTTGCTTCAGGATCAAGAACCGCTGCTGAGATCCCTAGAGACTGTGCCTTGGAAGCCTCTTGCAGGGGACTCCCCACCAGGATGCCAGGTCCCCAGAAATTCTATCCTGGGACTCTTGTACAACTGGAAAACTTGTTCTCTGGTCACGCGATGCATTCTAGGCTACTTCCTGACTTACTGGCTCCTGGGACTGCTCCTGCACTGCAACTTCCTGCCTTGGACATGA
- the PIGV gene encoding GPI mannosyltransferase 2 isoform X1, translating into MWPLDPSRKEVLGFAVSCRVLTLVLQALFNAVIPDHRAEAFSPPRLAPSGSVDQLVEGLLGGLSHWDAEHFLFIAEHGYLYEHNFAFFPGFPLALLVGTELLRPLWGLLNLRSCLLISVALLNSLFSVLATLALHDLGCLVLHCPRQAFYGAVLFCLSPANVFLAAGYSEALFALLTFSAMGQLERGRSWTSGLLFALATGVRSNGLVSIGFLVHSQCRDFFSSLMMRNPLRQLLKLMGSVFLSVLTLGLPFALFQYYAYTQFCLPGSAHRIPKPLLQLAVDKGYRIAEGNEPPWCSWKLPLIYSYIQDTYWNVGFLRYYELKQVPNFLLAAPMAILVAWATWTYVTTHPWLCLTLGMRRSKNNKNLEKPDPGFLSPRVFVYLVHAAALLLFGSVCMHVQVLTRFLCSSTPIVYWFSAHLLQDQEPLLRSLETVPWKPLAGDSPPGCQVPRNSILGLLYNWKTCSLVTRCILGYFLTYWLLGLLLHCNFLPWT; encoded by the exons ATGTGGCCCTTGGACCCATCCCGGAAAGAGGTGCTGGGGTTTGCAGTCAGCTGCCGTGTCCTGACTCTGGTACTGCAG GCTCTCTTCAATGCTGTCATCCCAGACCATCGTGCAGAAGCCTTTTCTCCTCCTCGCCTTGCCCCCTCGGGCTCTGTGGACCAACTTGTGGAAGGTCTCCTGGGTGGCCTATCTCACTGGGATGCTGAACACTTCCTGTTCATTGCCGAGCATGGCTACCTGTATGAACACAACTTTGCCTTCTTCCCTGGTTTCCCCCTGGCCCTGTTGGTGGGGACTGAATTACTGAGACCCCTCTGGGGGTTACTGAACCTACGGAGTTGCCTGCTAATCTCAGTAGCATTGCTTAATTCCTTGTTCTCCGTGCTGGCCACACTTGCACTTCACGACCTGGGCTGTCTGGTTTTGCACTGTCCCCGCCAGGCTTTTTACGGAGCAGTGCTCTTCTGCCTCAGCCCCGCCAATGTCTTCCTGGCAGCTGGTTACTCAGAAGCTTTGTTTGCCCTCCTGACATTCAGCGCCATGGGGCAGCTGGAAAGGGGCCGAAGCTGGACTAGTGGACTCCTCTTTGCCCTTGCCACTGGTGTACGCTCCAACGGGCTGGTCAGCATTGGCTTCCTTGTGCATTCTCAGTGCCGagactttttctcttctctcatgaTGCGGAATCCTCTAAGACAGCTCTTGAAGCTAATGGGCTCTGTGTTCCTGTCAGTGCTCACACTTGGCCTTCCCTTTGCCCTTTTTCAATATTACGCCTATACCCAGTTCTGTCTCCCGGGCTCAGCCCACCGCATCCCTAAGCCCTTGCTGCAATTAGCTGTGGACAAGGGCTACCGGATCGCAGAGGGAAATGAGCCACCTTGGTGCTCCTGGAAGCTTCCCCTAATATACAGCTACATCCAGGATACCTACTGGAATGTTGGCTTTTTGAGATACTATGAACTCAAGCAAGTGCCCAATTTTCTACTGGCTGCACCAATGGCTATACTGGTTGCCTGGGCAACTTGGACATATGTGACCACCCACCCTTGGCTCTGCCTTACTCTTGGGATGCGAAGGAGCAAAAATAATAAGAACCTAGAGAAGCCTGATCCTGGATTCCTCAGTCCTCGGGTGTTTGTGTACCTGGTCCACGCCGCAGCACTGCTGCTGTTTGGCAGTGTGTGCATGCATGTTCAG GTTCTCACCAGGTTTTTATGCTCCTCTACTCCTATCGTGTACTGGTTTTCAGCTCACTTGCTTCAGGATCAAGAACCGCTGCTGAGATCCCTAGAGACTGTGCCTTGGAAGCCTCTTGCAGGGGACTCCCCACCAGGATGCCAGGTCCCCAGAAATTCTATCCTGGGACTCTTGTACAACTGGAAAACTTGTTCTCTGGTCACGCGATGCATTCTAGGCTACTTCCTGACTTACTGGCTCCTGGGACTGCTCCTGCACTGCAACTTCCTGCCTTGGACATGA